One region of Limnospira fusiformis SAG 85.79 genomic DNA includes:
- a CDS encoding FAD-dependent oxidoreductase, whose translation MPEFHQLLNLPSISRRQAIKILGVSIAGGILGYSRFKKTQPTIAQKDSIALPYTLNNPKKVVVVGAGLAGLACAYELSQRGFAVTLLERAPQLGGKIASWPIQVGNQTFMMEHGFHGFFPQYYNLNRIIEELHIRDNFLSLKFYSVVLRNNTYEPEVFRPNHSAFPWNIVDLAIASPNRLRWGINLTKRQHWEVFREIGGFAIPDSFERLDQISVSDWVKGEFPQGLYDLYFLPFAKSSLNAPDSLSAGELMQFFHFYFFGNPEGLAFNGTREDMGSSLVQPIADAIIAKGGKIITGGVVSEVKWRDGKIDSLTYTTGDRHGSAPFWVNRHVSLGNTGEYFGAADEVYAVNPDKTEAISLTCTHQGCTVNQESDGRFYCPCHGAIYDQQGRVISGPTQQDLPRFKVLKYDTTRLQLIAQTNKPPKGRGDNRELKQEVSSHYSKMAASQLSVTYVTQSTISLAADYYIFATDVPGVKSLFSLSIGDVNRKVQQQIEKLAIADPFAVCRFWFDRDFPWEHSDFTSVSGYKLTDSITLYHRIQETYQQWHQQTGGSVVELHAYCYKEADFPTQSALLTTFEKELYEIVPELQNATLLHRELVNQKNFSGYPPGSYSDRPCTDSGVPNLQFAGDWVKMPFPCGLMERAVSSGLLAANDIIHQEGLQRRPLLSVNPKGIFTI comes from the coding sequence ATGCCTGAATTTCATCAATTACTAAATTTGCCATCTATTTCTCGCAGACAAGCTATCAAGATTTTGGGAGTCAGTATAGCTGGTGGAATCCTAGGCTATTCCCGATTCAAAAAAACCCAACCTACGATCGCCCAAAAAGACTCAATTGCCCTTCCCTATACTTTAAACAACCCTAAAAAAGTTGTTGTAGTCGGTGCCGGATTAGCAGGTTTAGCCTGTGCCTACGAACTCAGCCAACGGGGGTTTGCAGTGACCTTATTGGAACGCGCGCCCCAACTCGGTGGCAAAATTGCCAGTTGGCCGATTCAGGTAGGAAACCAGACGTTTATGATGGAACATGGGTTCCACGGGTTTTTCCCCCAGTATTATAACCTCAACCGCATCATTGAGGAACTCCACATCAGAGATAATTTTTTATCTCTTAAATTCTACTCGGTAGTTCTGAGAAATAACACTTATGAGCCGGAAGTGTTTCGCCCCAATCATTCAGCCTTTCCCTGGAATATAGTAGATTTAGCGATCGCATCACCCAACCGACTCCGGTGGGGAATTAACCTCACCAAACGCCAACACTGGGAAGTTTTCCGAGAAATTGGTGGTTTCGCCATTCCCGACAGCTTTGAAAGACTCGATCAGATCTCCGTCAGCGACTGGGTAAAGGGAGAATTTCCCCAAGGTCTTTACGACCTGTACTTTCTCCCCTTCGCTAAGTCTAGCCTAAATGCGCCGGATTCTCTTAGCGCCGGAGAACTAATGCAGTTTTTCCATTTCTACTTTTTCGGGAACCCAGAAGGACTAGCCTTTAACGGGACCCGCGAAGATATGGGTAGCAGTCTCGTCCAACCCATAGCCGATGCAATTATTGCCAAAGGGGGTAAAATTATCACCGGAGGGGTAGTTTCTGAGGTGAAATGGCGAGATGGAAAAATTGACTCCCTCACCTACACGACGGGAGACCGTCATGGGTCAGCACCTTTTTGGGTAAATCGTCATGTCAGTTTAGGAAACACTGGGGAATATTTTGGCGCTGCGGATGAAGTTTATGCTGTTAACCCCGATAAAACGGAAGCGATTTCCCTCACCTGTACTCACCAAGGTTGTACTGTTAATCAGGAGTCTGATGGACGTTTTTACTGTCCCTGTCATGGCGCTATTTATGATCAACAAGGTCGGGTGATTTCGGGTCCGACTCAACAGGATTTACCCCGATTTAAGGTTCTCAAATATGACACTACTCGCCTACAGTTAATTGCTCAAACCAACAAACCCCCCAAAGGTAGGGGGGATAATAGGGAGCTAAAACAGGAGGTAAGCTCGCACTACTCTAAAATGGCGGCTTCTCAACTTTCCGTTACATATGTTACACAATCGACGATTAGTTTAGCAGCAGACTATTACATATTTGCTACTGATGTTCCGGGGGTTAAATCTTTATTTTCCCTGTCTATAGGGGATGTTAACCGGAAGGTTCAACAACAAATCGAAAAATTGGCGATCGCTGACCCTTTTGCGGTGTGTCGATTCTGGTTTGACCGAGATTTCCCCTGGGAACATAGCGATTTTACCTCGGTATCGGGTTATAAATTAACCGATAGTATCACCCTATATCATCGCATTCAAGAAACTTATCAACAATGGCATCAACAAACGGGAGGAAGTGTGGTAGAACTGCACGCATACTGTTATAAAGAAGCGGATTTCCCTACTCAATCAGCGTTGCTAACCACCTTTGAAAAAGAACTATATGAAATCGTCCCTGAACTGCAAAACGCCACTCTATTACATCGAGAATTAGTCAATCAAAAGAACTTTTCTGGCTATCCACCGGGTAGTTATAGCGATCGCCCTTGCACTGATTCTGGTGTCCCTAATCTCCAATTTGCGGGAGATTGGGTAAAAATGCCTTTTCCCTGTGGTTTAATGGAAAGGGCGGTTAGTAGTGGCTTATTGGCGGCTAATGATATTATACACCAAGAAGGATTGCAAAGACGACCATTATTATCAGTCAATCCCAAAGGTATTTTCACGATTTGA